The sequence below is a genomic window from Candidatus Methylomirabilota bacterium.
CCTCCGCACGTCTTTGTACGAACACCAACGATATGCAGCAAGGGTCGTACCTCCTCCGCAAACGTTTGCATTGGTCAGAGGTTTGCAGCCTGGGGGTCGCGGCGGCTGTGCAGCGGGTTGCCTAAGGAAGGTAGCCACGATCGGGTCGGCGCTGCAGCCCCCCACGGGGCTGATCACCCGCGCCCGGCCAGCGGCTCCGACGCACGATACGCGGGGTCCGACGCCATGCGCTTCCACCACCGTTGGCGTCCGCCGCCGCATTGGCGAGCGCGCGGCGGGCCGTGGTATGGTCCAGGTATGCCGCTACATTCGATCGGCTCGGGCACGGTCTCGTTCGGGCTGGTCTCGATCCCCATCAAGATCTATCCCGCCACCGCGTCCGGCAACGTCTCCTTCAACCTGCTGCACGCCAAGTGCGGCTCCCGGATCAAGCAGCAGACGTTCTGCCCCGTGTGCAACGTCGTCGTGGATCGCGCCGAGCTGGTGCGGGGCTACGAGTTCGCCAAGGACCAGTACGTGCGGGTCACCGACGAGGAGCTGAAGGCGCTGGAGGGGGAAGCCTCGAAGGTCATCGACATCGCCGAGTTCGTGCCGCTCGAGAAGGTCGATCCGATCTACTTCGAGCGGACCTACTACCTCGGCCCCGACAAGGGCGGCGAGAAAGCGTACCGGCTGCTGGCCGACGCCATGGCCAAGAGCGGGCGGGTGGCGCTGGCCACGTTCGTCATGCGCGGCAAGGAGAGCCTCGTCCTCCTCCGCTCGGCCCAGGATGGCCTGATGCTCCACACCATGTACTTCGCCGAGGAGGTGCGGAACTTCGGCGAGGTCGACAAGGGCCAGTCGGCCAAGATCAAGGGCGGGGAGATGGAGCTGGCCCAGCAGCTCATCGACGGGCTCACCAACGACGACTTCAAGCCGGAGCAGTACCAGGACGAGTACCGCCAGCGCGTCCTCAATCTCGTCAACCAGAAGGTCGAGGGCCAGGAGGTCACGACGGCCGCGCCGCCGGTCCAGCGCGCGCAGGTGATCGATCTGATGGAGGCGCTCAGGGAAAGCCTGAACAAGCGCGTTCCGCCAGCCGCGCAGCGCGAGACAGTCCGCAAGCCGCCATCAAAGGTCACCCGGCGAGCCGAGCCCGTGCGCGCCGCCGCCAAGAAAGCCCAGGGCGGGAAGAAGTAGCGCGATCGGCGTGGCCAGAGCGTTCTGGCTCGTCGTCCTCGTCCTCCTGATCGTCTCCGCCGTCACCCTCCCCTTCGCCATCCGCGCGCGCCTGGAGGGCTTCTCGGTGCCCTCGCCCTCGATGGCCCCCACGCTCCTGCCCGGTGACTACATCCTGGTCGACAAGTCCGTCCGGTCGCCCGGGCGCGGCGACATCATCGTCTTCCGCGATCCCAACGACGCCGAGGTCCTGCTGGCCAAGCGCGTGGTCGGGCTGAGCGGCGAGGAGCTGTCCATCGTCGGCCGCGACGTGTACGTCAATTGCCGGCCGGGGACCGCGGGCTGCGCACCGCTCGCCGAGCCCTACGCGTTCTTCAGTGGCGAGTCGCCCGAGCCGCGCGAGCGGGGGCCGTATCGCGTCCCCAACGACGCGTACTTCGTTCTGGCCGACAACCGGAACAAGGGCGAGGACAGCCGCCACTATGGGTTCGTGCGGTGGGATCTCATCACGGGCCGCCCGCTGCTCATCTACTGGTCGTGGAATCCCGAGTCGGGCAGGGTCCGCTGGGGTCGTCTGGGCCACTCGGTCCGCTAGGCCCTGGCGTGCTATAGTCCCTGCGCTCGATCCGGAGATCTCCGGAGGTGCGCGATGCGCGGGGTACACGTTGGGCTGGTGGCCGTGGTGGTCGTCCTCCTCGCCGCCGGCGCCGTCGGCGCCGAGCCGGCGCTCAAGCTGCCGCTGGGATTGCAAGGACAGGCCGCCTACGTCCCGGACGACAACCCACCCACCCCGGAGAAGGTCGCCCTCGGCAAGCAGTTCTTCTGGGACAAGCGCTGGTCGAAGTCCGGCACCGTGTCCTGCGTGGGCTGCCACCCCCCCGAGCACGGCTGGAGCGATCCCCAGCAGTTCTCCCTCAACTTCGCCGGGAAGCCCACGCCCCGCCACGCGCCGACCCTCGTCAACCGGCTCTTCAGCGACCGGCAGCTGTGGACGGGGCTGCGGGCCTCGCTGGAGGATCAGGCGCGCAACGACTCCAACCGCAGCGACGAGGAAATCGTGCGGCGGCTGGGCGCGGTCCCCGAGTACCAGCAGCAGTTCCGCAAGGTCTTCGGCACCGAGCTGAACCCGGACGGCGTCGCCAAGGCGATCGCCAGCTACGTCCGGACGATCGTGTCCGGGAACTCTCCCTATGACCGCTTCCGGGCCGGGGACAAGACGGCGCTCTCGCCGGCCGCCCAGCGGGGACTGGCGATCTTCGAGGGCAAGGGGCAGTGCGTGCGCTGTCACGCGGGCTTCAACTTCACCGACGAGGGCTATCGCAACATCGGCGTGGGCATGGACAAGGAGAAGCCCGATCTAGGCCGGTTCGTGGTGACGAAGAGCGACCCGGACCGGGGCGCGTTCAAGACCCCGACGCTTCGCGACGTCGCCAACCGCGGGCCCTACATGCACGACGGCAGCCTCCGGACGCTGGAGGAGGTCGTGGCCTTCTACAATCGGGGCGGGCACAAGAACCCCTGGCTCGCCTCGGAGGTGCGACCGCTCGACCTCACGGCGCCGGAGGAGGCCGACTTGGTCGTGTTTCTCCGCGCCCTCACCGGCGAGATCCCGCCGGAGGTCGGCCGCCCGCCGCGCCTACCCAACTAGTGCCGTTCCAACTATTCGCGCCTAGGAAGGCACCGTGTACGTCGTTCGTGGACAGATTTAGTATCAACAAGTTGGAACGGCACTAGCCCGGACGCCGGCCACGCCTCGTCGTGCTAGTATCCGTAGCCGGCTGTTGCGATCGAGCCGCCGCTGATCGCCACCGGCACCTACGCCTTCCTCTACGCGTGGAACGAGCGCCCGTCATCCTCTATTACGCCTTCAAGCGCTACCTGGTGGGCGGCCTGGTCAGCGGAGCGGTGTCGGGCACCTGAGGAGACCGTGATGATGAGAGCCGAGGACAAGACAAGCCTCAAGGGCCGCGTGGCCCTGGTGACCGGCAGCGGCCGCAACATCGGCCGCGCCATCGCCCTGGAGCTGGCCGAGCGGGGGGCCGACGTCATCGTCAACACGCGCGCCAACGCCGGGGCCGCCGAGGCGGTCGTGGGGGAGGCCAAGAAGCGCGGAGTCCGCGCGCTGGCGCTGATGGCCGACGTCGGAAAGTCCGCCGAGGTCCGGCGGCTGGCCGAGCGCGCCCTGGCCGAGTTCGGCCGGGTGGACATCGTGATCAACAACGCGGCCATCCGCCCCGAGCGGCCGTTCCTGGAGCTCGGCGAGGAGGACTGGCACCGCGTCCTCGACGTGGACCTGCACAGCGCCTTCTACACGGCCAAGGCCTTTCTGCCCGGCATGGTGGCCCAGCGCTGGGGGCGCATCGTCAACCTCACCGGCATGAACGCGATCCAGGGGCACGCCGGCCGCGTCCACGTCTCCACCGCCAAGCACGGGCTGTGGGGGCTCACCAAGGCGCTGGCGCGGGAGTTCGGTCCCCACGGCATCACCGTCAACGCCATCTCGCCCGGCCCCATCGAAGGCGAGCGGGACGATCCGGCGAGCGCCCAGCACATCCGGTCCCAGCTCGGCCGCATCCCCCTGGGCCGGCTGGGGGCGCCCGAGGACATCGCGCGGATCTGCGGCTTCCTCGCCTCCGGCGACGGGGCGTTCATCTCGGGCCAGATGCTCGCCGTCAACGGCGCCGCCGCCACCTGAGCCGGCCACAGGAGACTCGACATGGACTACAAGGACTACCAGCACCTCGTCTTCGAGCGCCGACCTCACGGCGTGCTGCTGATCACCATCAACCGGCCGGAGGTGCTCAACGCCACCAACGACCGGCTGCACTGGGAGCTGACCCAGATCTGGCTGACCATCGACCGCGATCCCGACACCCGGGTGGCGGTGGTGACCGGGGCCGGGCGCGCCTTCTCGGCGGGCGGCGACCTCGATATGGTGGAGAAGAACGCGACGGACCCGAGCCGCCTGGCCCGCACGGTCCGCGAAGCCTCCGACATCGTCTACAACATGATCAACCTCGACAAGCCCGTGGTCTCGGCCATCAACG
It includes:
- the lepB gene encoding signal peptidase I, with protein sequence MARAFWLVVLVLLIVSAVTLPFAIRARLEGFSVPSPSMAPTLLPGDYILVDKSVRSPGRGDIIVFRDPNDAEVLLAKRVVGLSGEELSIVGRDVYVNCRPGTAGCAPLAEPYAFFSGESPEPRERGPYRVPNDAYFVLADNRNKGEDSRHYGFVRWDLITGRPLLIYWSWNPESGRVRWGRLGHSVR
- a CDS encoding Ku protein, with protein sequence MPLHSIGSGTVSFGLVSIPIKIYPATASGNVSFNLLHAKCGSRIKQQTFCPVCNVVVDRAELVRGYEFAKDQYVRVTDEELKALEGEASKVIDIAEFVPLEKVDPIYFERTYYLGPDKGGEKAYRLLADAMAKSGRVALATFVMRGKESLVLLRSAQDGLMLHTMYFAEEVRNFGEVDKGQSAKIKGGEMELAQQLIDGLTNDDFKPEQYQDEYRQRVLNLVNQKVEGQEVTTAAPPVQRAQVIDLMEALRESLNKRVPPAAQRETVRKPPSKVTRRAEPVRAAAKKAQGGKK
- a CDS encoding cytochrome c peroxidase gives rise to the protein MRGVHVGLVAVVVVLLAAGAVGAEPALKLPLGLQGQAAYVPDDNPPTPEKVALGKQFFWDKRWSKSGTVSCVGCHPPEHGWSDPQQFSLNFAGKPTPRHAPTLVNRLFSDRQLWTGLRASLEDQARNDSNRSDEEIVRRLGAVPEYQQQFRKVFGTELNPDGVAKAIASYVRTIVSGNSPYDRFRAGDKTALSPAAQRGLAIFEGKGQCVRCHAGFNFTDEGYRNIGVGMDKEKPDLGRFVVTKSDPDRGAFKTPTLRDVANRGPYMHDGSLRTLEEVVAFYNRGGHKNPWLASEVRPLDLTAPEEADLVVFLRALTGEIPPEVGRPPRLPN
- a CDS encoding 3-oxoacyl-ACP reductase family protein translates to MMRAEDKTSLKGRVALVTGSGRNIGRAIALELAERGADVIVNTRANAGAAEAVVGEAKKRGVRALALMADVGKSAEVRRLAERALAEFGRVDIVINNAAIRPERPFLELGEEDWHRVLDVDLHSAFYTAKAFLPGMVAQRWGRIVNLTGMNAIQGHAGRVHVSTAKHGLWGLTKALAREFGPHGITVNAISPGPIEGERDDPASAQHIRSQLGRIPLGRLGAPEDIARICGFLASGDGAFISGQMLAVNGAAAT